The sequence TAAGTACATAATATAAATGGAGTCAGAAAAACATAACTTGAATAACTAAAGGGGGACTCACCATGGATATCGGATATATCCTGCTCAACGTTGCGGGCCTGTTGGTACTGGCAGGAATCCTATTTTGGATGAACCGCAGGCATGTTTCATTTTCGAAACGGGTGTTTACAGGGCTCGGGCTCGGAATCGTGTACGGAATCGTACTTCACATCAGCTACGGAGCAGACGGGGCGGCACTCCAGAACTCGATCCCCTGGTTCAACATCATCGGAACCGGCTATATCAAGCTGCTGCAGATGATCGTCGTTCCGCTTGTCTTCATTTCCATCCTTACGGCCTTCACGAAAGTGGCAGCGGGCAAAAACTTCGGGAAGCAGGCCGCTGTCATTCTCGGCATGCTCATCGGGACGACAGCGATTGCTGCCATGCTCGGTATCGGATCCGCCTTGCTGTTCAACCTGAATGCTGAACAGATTGTGCAGGGGGAAGCGGAAGCCGCCCGGGGAATCTCCCTCGAAGAGACAGCCTCGACTGTGGCCGATAAGGCGCTGCCTGATCAGCTGCTCGATCTGCTGCCGGCGAATCCGTTCCTCGACTTCACAGGTGCCCGCCCGACATCGACCATCGGTGTTGTCATCTTTGCCGCCTTCCTCGGCTTCGCCTTCCTGGCCGTCCGCAGGAAACAGCCTGAACAGGCAGCGGTCGTCCAGAAAGGCATTGACGCGGTGTACGCACTCATCATGGCCGTCGTCAAAATCGTCCTCCGTCTGACGCCGTACGGAATCCTTGCCATCATGGCGCGGACAGTCGCCGTGTCCGACTACGGTGCAATCGTTAACCTCGGCAAATTTGTCGGCGCCTCCTATGCCGCATTGATCGTCATGTTTGCAGTCCACTTGGCGATTCTCGCCCTCACAGGCCTGAACCCGCTCAACTACGTGAAGAAAGCGGGCGACACACTCCTGTTCGCGTTTTCATCCCGATCCAGTGCGGGAACTCTCCCGCTGACCCTGACTACGCAGACGACCCGTCTCGGCGTGCCGGAAGGGATTGCGAACTTTGCGGGCTCGTTCGGCCTCTCGATCGGGCAGAACGGCTGTGCCGGTATCTATCCGGCGATGCTCGCGGTCATGATCGCTCCTACCGTCGGCCAGCCGATCGATGCGCAGTTCATCATCACACTGGTTGCCGTCGTCGCCATCAGCTCCTTCGGTGTGGCGGGCGTCGGAGGCGGTGCCACATTCGCGGCCATTCTCGTCCTGTCGGCATTGAACCTGCCGATCGCCCTTGCCGGCATCCTGATCTCGGTCGAACCGCTCATCGATATGGGCCGGACTGCACTGAATGTCAGCGGCTCCATGACCGCCGGTGTGACCGCCGCCCGGGTAACGGGAGAACTCGACACCGAGCAATACGGTGAAGCGATGCCCCGCGATCCAGCTGTATCCGAATTGTGAACAGACAAAAGCCGCACTCCATGACGAGTGCGGCTTTTTGCCTTGGATGGCATGCAACGATCGGGCGGCTTGCAAAGTAAATACTGCAGACCGGGGAAGCGATCCATTCCCCGACCGAACCGCTCCTATCTTACGGCTAAGCGCTCCATTCGGCCCGCGAACCGCTCCATTTTGTTCCTTGACCGCTCATTTCCACTCCAGAACCGCTCCATTCCCCGACCAAACCGCTCATATCTTCCTTTCTTGAAACGCTCAAGCCCCGGGCACACCAAAAAAACGGGCCCAGCCACAGCGGGACCCGTCTCCAGTCAATCTTCCTTCAATATATCCAGCTTTAACTCGCGTTCCAAGAACGGCCGGGCGTGCAGCAGACGGCGGAATGCTTTGTACCTTTCTGCTGCGTCCGCCGTCACTTGCTTGTCCGAACGGTAGGCGCGGATCAGAATGTTTTTCGGTGTGTGTTCCATATCGATGAATTCCAGCAGCTGCGTCTCGTAGCCGGCGAGCGTCAGCAGCTCGGCGCGGAGCGAATCGGTCGCGAGTGCTGCGAACCGTTCCTTGATGAGCCCGTGCTGCAGCATCACGTCAAGTTCCGGAGCCTGCAGCTGCTTGAACAGTTCATGCTGGCAGCAAGGTACACTCAAAATCACACTCGCCCCCCAGCGGACTGCGCGGGCAAGCGCCATGTCCGTTGCCGTATCGCATGCATGCAGCGTGACGACCATGTCGACCGCCGTATCGCCTTCATAATCGTTGATGTCCCCGACCAGGAATTCGAGCTGCTCATAGCCGAGATCCTTGGCAATCTCCCGGCATTCCTCGATCACTTCCTTCTTGAGATCGAGTCCGGTCACCCGGATATCGAGCCCTTTCTCAATCCGGAGATAATGGTAGAGAGCGAATGTCAAATACGATTTGCCGGAACCGAAATCGAGGATGCGCACCGGCCGGCCGGTCGGCAGATGGGTGAGCGCATCGTCGATGAATTCGATGAACCGGTTGATCTGCCGGAACTTATCATGCTTCTGCTTCTTCACCTGCCCGTCCGCTGTCTGGACACCGAGCCGGATCAGGAACGGATACGGTCTGCCGTCCTCCAGCAAATAATTCTTCTTCCGGTTGTGGGAAAGGTCCGGCACTTTCGATGACGCCGCAGCGCTCGATTTCCAGGAGATCTTGAACTTCTTGGAGAGCTGCACCTGCACGGTCTCATCCGTGAACTCGGCCTGCACTTGGCGGAACCGCATGAGCGCATTCGTCAGGAAGAGCTCCAGCCCATCCTCCGAAATATTGTGATGCTTCAGCACCCGTTCAAACTGCTCCTCGAACTGGATGAACAGCTCGCCTTTCAGCTCGATGGGCTTCGCCTTGATGCGCAGCAGGCCTTCCTCTTTTGTCCGGGGCTGGCTGAATGTCGCACGGATGAACGACCCGTCGGTCAGCCGTTTCGCCAAATCCGTGATTACTTGTTCAAATTCCATAAGGTTTGACTCCTTTGCAAGTGAGGTAGGGAAGACTAGAGGGAATGTCAGTCAAGGAGAAACCCCTTGCTCTGCAGGTATTCCTTCATATAGGGACGCTGGGCAGTCTCCAGGAAATCCGCCATCTGCTCCGTCCAGCCGGCCTGCTTCTGATTGGAACTCCGGGAGCCGTAATACTCCTGCATGGTTTCGTCATATTGTGGAAGCAGGGCGTCGTACTTGCCGGCATCATACATATTCTCATGAAGGACGGCATCGAGCGGCAGGCGCGGTTTCACCTCGTTGCGTTTGGCCGGCACGCCGATCGTCATGCCGAATAGCGGAACGGTGCCCGCTGGCAGTCCGAGCATCCTGCTGATTTCCTCTGGGTTATTGCGGACTCCGCCGATATAGCAGATCCCGTAGCCTTTCGACTCTGCGGCAATTGCGACATTTTGTGCGAAAAGGGCTGTATCCACCGTTCCGACAAGCATCGCTTCGGCATGTGAGAAGTCAATCGTGCGACCGTGAAGCGCCGCTGCTGCCTGCAGACGGGTGAAATCCGCGCAAAAGACGAAGGCGGCTCCGGCCCCGTTGAACTGATGCGGATTCCTGGACGCGTCCCCGACCGCTTTGCGCAGTGATCCGTCCGTCAGATGGATCACCGAGCAAGCCTGGACAAAATGGGAGCTGGCGGCATGCTGCCCGGCTTCGAGCAGTTCCCGTACGGTTTCTGGAGGAATCGGTTCATCGGTGTAGGTGCGCACGGATGAGTGGGAAGTCAATAAGTCGATCACCATATTCATTCGCCTCCAACAAGTAGTTGAGTTCAATGGTACACCAGATTGGAAAGAGAGAAAAGGAGTGAAGCTTATGAGCTGGCTGGAAAGCGTATCCATGACGACGATGATCGTCATTCTCGTACTGATATTTGTGCCGCTGTCCATCATCCTCTACCTGTTCCTGTTCGACCGGAAACAGAAACAGCATGCGATTTTACGCAATTATCCGATACTCGGACGTGTCCGGTACATGATCGAGAAAGTGGGACCCGAATTTCGTCAATACCTGTTCGACAGTGACAATGAAGGCAAACCTTTCAGCAGGGAAGAGTATTTGCATATGGTCATGCCGGGGAAATACTTGAACAGCGTGATCGGGTTCGGGTCGAAGCGTGATTTCGAGGCGCCCGGCTACTATTTGCGGAATGCCATGTTCACCAAACAGAACGACGAAATGCGGGTGGACAATGAGACGCAGATCGAAACGATGCGCTACCAGGTGACGGACGAAGGGCTGTTCTCCCGGAAAGAGCACAGGGAGGAAATCAAAGCGAATCCATGGCTCCTGCCGGAGGAAGACGCGATCGTCATCGGACCGGACTGCGCAAATCCGTTCCGGGTCCGCAGTATGCTCGGACAGTCCGCGATGAGTTACGGGGCGCTTGGCGATCATGCGATCACCGCCCTGTCCAAAGGCATCGGCATGGCGACCGGTGCGTGGATGAATACCGGCGAAGGCGGCCTGTCGCCGCATCATCTGGCAGGCGATGCGGATATCATCGCACAGATCGGCTCCGGCCTGTTCGGTTTCCGGACGAAAGAAGGGGAGTTCGACTGGGACCTGCTGACGGAGAAAGCTGAAAATCCGAAAGTGAAGGCATTCGAACTGAAGCTGGCCCAAGGAGCGAAAATGCGGGGCGGCCATGTCGAAGGCGCAAAGGTGACGGAAGAAATCGCAGAAATCAGGAATGTCGTCCCCTTCCGGACCATCAACAGTCCGAACCGGTTCAACCAGTTCGATGATTTCCCTGGGCTGTTCGAGTTCATCGAGAAGATCAGGAACCATTCCGGAAAGCCGGTCGGCATGAAGATTGTCATCGGCGGGAAGTTGGAAGCCGAGGAGCTCGCCCGGTTCATGCAGGAAACCGGCAAAGGCCCCGATTTCATATCGATCGACGGGGCGGAAGGCGGTTCGGGCGCGACCTATCAGGATCTGGCCGATTCCGTCGGATTGCCCGTCAGGTCTGCGCTCATGCTGCTGGACGATGCACTGCGCAAGTACGGTGTCCGTGACCGGGTGAAAATCATCGCATCCGGCAAGATGACGACACCCGACAAAGCCGCCATTGCCTTGGCAATGGGAGCGGACCTCGTCCAGATCGCCCGCGGCTTCATGATTTCCGTCGGCTGTATCATGGCGCAGCGCTGCCATACGAACGAGTGCCCGGCGGGTGTTGCGACAACGGATCCCCATCTGCAGCGCGGACTTGTGGTGGAAGAGAAGAAATTCCGTGTCACCAATTATATATTGACGATGCGGGAAGGCCTGTTCCGTATTGCGGCAGCGGCCGGACTGGATTCGCCGACTAAATTCACCAGAAGCGATGTCTTCTATAAAGATGAGCGCGGGAATGTCCTGCCTATTGAAACACCTGTCACAACCAATCAGGATAGCTGAACGGAAAACAAGCAGGGGGATTGCCCTCTGCTTGTTTTTGTTTGAAAATAAATTAATAATCTACACAATCTGAAAAATATGATAACATAGGAGATAATCAGTCGAAAACAGGGGGGATGGGGAAATGGAACTTCTGAACAAAACGGTCGGAGCAGTCTTGAGGGAGCAGGCGGGACGGTATCCGTTACAAGAGGCAATGGTATACCCCGAACGGCAGATCCGTCAGACATATTCCGAATTCGACAAAGAAACAGATCGTCTGGCAAAGGCATTCATGGGGATGGGTATCCAAAAAGGGGAGAATGTCGCCATCTGGTCAGACAACAAACCACAATGGCTGCTGAGTCAGTTTGCCACGGGAAAGATGGGGGCCGTCCTGGTCACAGTGAATACGAATTACCAGGCAGCGGAATTGAAGTACTTGCTGCAGCAATCCGAAGCGACAACACTGATTCTCGATGAAGGCTTCAAGGGGACGGATTATCTGGAAATCCTCCGATCCATTTGTCCGTCTCTGCGGCAGTCCCACAGCAGCCGTGTTGAATGCAAAGAACTTCCTCATCTGAAGCGCATCATCTTGATGACAGAGAAGAGTGAGCAGGGCATCTACAAATGGTCCGAATTTCTCCGCCATGCGGATTCCGTGGAGGACAGCGAGCTGGAAGAGCGGCTCAATTCCCTGGATCCCGATGACGTCATCAATATTCAGTATACATCCGGAACGACAGGCTTTCCGAAAGGCGTCATGCTGACACATAATAATGTCGTCAATAACGGCAGTATGATCGGCGGGACGATGAAGCTGACAAGTGAAGACCGCGTCTGCATCCCGGTTCCGTTCTTCCATTGTTTCGGCTGCGTCCTCGGCACGCTGGCCGCAGTCACACACGGGGCAGCGATGGTCATCGTCGAGCAGTTCGACCCGCTCCGCGTCCTGCGGGCCGTTGAAGGCGAGAGATGCACAGCACTCCATGGCGTCCCGACGATGTTCATCGCAGAGCTGAACCATCCCGACTTCAGCAAGTTCGATACCTCCTCCTTGAGGACCGGCATCATGGCAGGCTCGACCTGTCCGATCGAAGTGATGAAACAGGTGATCGGGGATATGGGAGCGGATGAAATCACGATCTGTTACGGGCTGACGGAAGCATCGCCGGTCATTTCCCAGACGAAGACGGATGACCCGATTGAAAAGCGTGTGTCCACTGTCGGGAAGCCGCATCCGCACGTGGAAGTGAAGATTGTCGACCCGGTCACAGGCGAGGAAATGGAGACCGGGGAAGCAGGCGAACTTTGCACGCGGGGCTACCATGTCATGAAAGGCTATTACAACAATCCTGAAGCGACCCGGGAAGTGATCGATGAAGACGGCTGGCTGCACACAGGGGATATCGCGAAGCTGGATGCGGATGGGTACCTTGATATCACCGGCCGTATCAAGGACATGGTGATCCGCGGAGGGGAGAATATCTACCCGCGGGAAATTGAAGAATTCCTATACACATGTCCCGGAGTAGCGGACGTGCAGGTCGTCGGTGTGCCGGATGAGAAATACGGTGAAGAACTGATGGCCTGGATCATTCCGAAAGACGGAGTTGTTCTGGATGAGAAGGATATCCGTGCGTTTTGCAAAGGGGCCATCTCCTACCATAAGATTCCGCGCTATATCCAGTTCACGGATGCGTATCCGATGACCGCATCGGGCAAGATACAGAAATTCAGACTGCGGGAGATGTCGCAGACAGCGGCCGCGGACTGAACATGAAAACGCATGCCCGTCACGGGCATGCGTTTTCTGTACTCACTTGTACAGTGTGTCCTCTTCCGTTCCGTCCGCGTGGTAGATCGTCAGGATCCCTTCATGATCCGTTACGTACGGTTTCGCTCTGTCCAGCAGATCTTTTTTCGAAGTTTCCCGGTATATGACGGACGAACTGTCTTTCTTCGTGAGCACCCAGTCATCGTTATCGGTCTTCGCCTCGAAATGAGGTCTGTCGCCCGGATCACCTTCAATTGTTTCACGTGCCTGTGCTAAACCGATGGAAATGGCACGGCCTTCCGAGTATCCTTCCCGCAGCAGCGCATTCGCGACCTCGATCGCTTTGTTGCGCACTTCGGGAGTTTCGTTCTTGAACGTGGCCGGGTAGTCATCTTTTGTCCAAGGCATGTCAAGCACCTCCTGACGGGTTTTGCGGCATCTCTGCAGCTGCGCCGCCGCGGCTGTTGGCTGCCGCTTCAAATGGTTCCAGCCGATGCGGTGTTTCCATATACATGAAGGGAACATCCCGCAGCGGGCCCGGTTTTTCGCGGTCACTGTAGAAATTCCTGGTCTTATCCTCTGTCGGCAGGACTTCCATTGCCTCCTGCTTGCTGCAGGCGTAGTAGATCTCACCGATCTTGGCCTGATAGGAAGCGGCAAGGCACATCGGACACGGCTCCCCGCTTGCGTAGAGGATCGTATTGGACAAGTCTGTCGAAGCGATGACCCTGCATGCTTCGCGGATGGCCGCCATCTCTGCATGGGCGGACGGGTCATGATCACCTTCCACGGTATTGACCCCGCTTGCGATGATTTCTCCATCGCGGACGATGACAGCGCCGTAAGGACCGCCACCTTCGAATACACTGCCTTTAGCAAGACGGACTGCTTCATTCAAAAAACGTTCGTGATCCATCATGATGCCTCCTTGTCGATTTGGGACGATTTCCCGGGAAATAAAACGAAAATAGGGATAGCACAATTACAGGTACTTGCTTATAATGAATCTGACCGGCGGCTGATGAAAACGCTTCCGGGAAAAATACAGAATATAAGGGGGATTTCAAATGTCAGCGGATACGTATAAATTGATAGCGATCATCGCATATATGGCTGCGATGGTTTTCATCGGCTGGTATGCATTCCGCCGTACGTCCAATTTGACGGACTATATGCTCGGCGGCCGTTCACTCGGACCGGCAGTCACTGCGCTCAGTGCCGGAGCTGCGGACATGTCCGGCTGGCTCCTGCTGGGACTGCCCGGTGCCATCTTCGACAAGGGTCTTGTCGAAATATGGATTGCGATCGGACTGACAACAGGTGCCTATCTGAACTGGTTCTTCGTTGCACCGCGTCTCCGGGTCTATACCCAAGTTACGAATGATTCAATCACGATCCCAAGTTTTCTTGAGAACCGTCTGAAAGACAAGTCGAGACTCCTGCGTATCGCATCAGGACTTATTATCCTAGTATTTTTCACATTCTATGTCTCTTCAGGGATGGTGGCGGGCGGAAAGTTCTTCCTCAGCTCATTCGGACTGGACTATCACCTCGGTCTGATCATCGTCTCGATCGTCGTTGTCGGCTATACGCTGTTCGGCGGTTTCCTCGCCGTCAGCTACACGGATTTCGTCCAGGGACTCATCATGTTCTTAGCACTTATTCTCGTTCCTGTCGTTGCGGTGTTCATCACTGGCGGGCTTCCTGATACGGCCGCGTCCATCAAAGAAGTCAATCCGAACATGCTCAGTCTTGTCAAAGGAGCTACTGTTCTCGGTGTCATCTCGTCACTGGCATGGGGGCTCGGGTACTTCGGCCAGCCGCATATCATCGTGCGCTTCATGGCCATCAAGTCCGTCAAGGAAACGAAATCCGCACGCCGGATCGGGATCGGCTGGATGATCCTGAGCCTTGCCGGTGCCGTGGCGACTGCGCTTGTCGGGGTTGCGTACTATCAGCAGAACCCGGGTGAAACACTGGTCGATTCCGAAACGATCTTCATCGCCCTCGGTCAGATCATCTTCCATCCGTTCATCGCCGGGATCATGCTTGCGGCGGTACTGGCTGCGGTCATGAGTACGATCTCTTCCCAGCTGATTGTCACGTCATCCGCACTGATCGAGGATCTGTACAAAGCGGTCATCAAGACGGACGGCACCGATAAGCAATATGTGTTCCTCGGCCGCATGGCTGTACTGGTCGTATCAATCATTGCGATGATCCTCGCATGGCCGAACAACGAATCCATCCTGAAGCTCGTTTCCTTCGCCTGGGCAGGGTTCGGCGGCGCGTTCGGCCCGATCATCCTGCTTTCGCTCTACTGGCGCAAACTGACGGTGAAAGGTGCACTGTTCGGGATGGTGTCGGGGGCGGTCGTCGTATTCGTCTGGGGCAATATCGAATCATTGACCGGCACGCTCTATGAAATCGTTCCGGGATTCATCGTCTGCCTGCTCGTCACATATTTCGTGAGTCTTGCGACATATAAAGAAAACAAGGAAATCCAGCGTGAGTTCACCGAGTCAGTTGACATGCTGAAGCGGGAACGCTGAGCATACCAAACGCCGTCCGGCCAGCCGGGCGGCATTTTTATATGGCTTCCGTCAGTCTGTCCTGTATGATGGTGGAAAAGGGGGAATGGCGATGAAGCTCGACCATGCAGTATGGTTCACCGAGAGAACACCGGACACGGTTGCCGGTCAATACGAAGGGACGTACCGGGGCGGCAGCCATGAGAAATGGGGCACCTATAATGCGCTGAAGTATTTGCAGAACGGCTACATCGAATGGCTGGCAGTGGAAGATCCGGAAACAGCGGGCCAGTCCGGCAATCCGCTCGTCAGGCTGCTGCTCCATGACTTGGCAGCCTACGGTGAAGGCTGGGGGACACTGTGCTTTTCAACCGACGGAATCGATCAGCTCGACGCACGTCTGACAACTGCGGGGTTCAAGACATCCGGTGTTCTGAATGCGTCCCGGAAAAGTACAGCGGGCAGCCTGAAAAAATGGAAGCTGCTGTTCATAGAGGAATCCTATACGGATAAGCTGCCGTTTCCGTTTTTCATCCAATGGGAAGAGGATGAAGAGACACGGCGCAATGTCCTCATGGAAGAAGGATTCCTCGGGGAGACCGGTGCTTCCGAACGGATTGAAGAGTGCGTGCTTGAGACGGATGATCCGCAGGCCGCTATCGGAAACTGGTGCCGCCTGCTTGATGTCCGGCCGGATACGGTTGACAGTTTCCTGCTTGGCAACATTCGTTTCCGGTTTCAGGAGGCGGCTGGACCGCGTCACCGACTGACCGCAGTGACAACGGGTCATACTGAATCTTGAATGCAATCATGAAAGTGAGGGAACAGCATGGACGAATTGGAATGGCTGGAGGAAACCGCATTACTGGTCGGCGTGGAAGAGCAGCAGGACGACCACTTCGCCTATGAAATGGAAGAACTCGCCAACTTGGCGGAAGCTGTCGGCGTGCGTGTCATCGGGCGTGTGGAACAGAAGCTGGAGAGGAAGCACCCGACAAGTTACATCGGCAAAGGGAAGATCGAGGAAGTGAAACGTGCGGCTGAAACGATGGATGCCAATCTCATCATCTTCAATGATGAGCTGTCGCCATCCCAGCTGCGCAACCTGGAGCGGGATATCGAAGTGAAGATCATCGACCGGACGATGCTCATCCTCGATATCTTTGCGCGGCGTGCAAGGACACGGGAGGCCCGCATGCAGGTGGAACTTGCAGAGCTGCAGTATACGCTGCCCCGTCTGGTCGGTCTGCGTGCATCACTCAGCCGTCAGGGCGGCGGGACAGGCGGCGGATTCCAAAACAAAGGGGCCGGTGAAACGAAGCTGGAGCTGGACCGCCGGAAGATCGAAGAGCAGATCTCGAAGCTCGGGAAGGAACTGGAGACGATGAAACAGCATCGGACGATCCAGCGGCAGCAGCGTGTCCGCAGCGGGACGCCTGTCGTATCGATCGTCGGGTATACGAACGCGGGAAAATCGACGCTCATGAACCGGATGCTCGCCATGGCGGAAGGGGATCAGGCGAAGAAGGTGCTTGAAAAAGACATGCTGTTCGCTACCTTGGATACCTCGGTCCGGAAACTGACGCTGCCCGATCATAAGTCGTTCATCCTGACAGATACGGTCGGATTCGTCTCCAAACTGCCGCATCATCTCGTCAAGGCGTTCCGATCGACATTGGAGGAAGCGAGGGAAGCGGATCTGCTGCTGCATGTCGTCGATGTCTCGAATCCTGAATATCGTCATATGATCGACGTGACGAATGAGACATTGGAAGCGGTAGGTGTGGAAGATGTCCCTGTCCTGTATGTCTATAACAAGGCGGATCAGGCGGAAGGATTAAGCTATCCGCGGGTGCAGGATGACCAGATCTGGCTGTCCGCCAAAACAGGGGGCGGGATGCACGAACTTACCGGACTGATCGAAAAGAAAGTGTACGAGCGGTATTCGGTGTGTAAAGTCCTCATTCCGTTCGATCGCGGGGATCTCGTCGCTTATCTGAATGACTTTGCAAACGTGAAAGACACGGACTATGAAGAGAACGGGACGCTGCTGACTGTCGAAATGGAGGAGCGGGAGCGGAAAAAGTTCAATCCATATATGATCAGCCATTGACGGCAAAAGAACGGCAGCGCGGAATTCCGCGCTGCCGTTCTTTTTTCTATAAGAGAAAGGGGGGTGGGATAGTTCTAGTATGCCCGCTTCCGCCAGCCTTAAACCTCATTGAACTGATTTGCGTGCAGCCGGGCGAAAATCCCGTTCTTGTTCACGAGTTCAGCATACCCGCCGTCTTCGGCGATGCCGTCCGGTGTCACGACGACGACGCGGTCCGCATCGCGGATTGTCGCAAGGCGGTGGGCGATGACCAGTGTCGTACGGTTCTCGGACAGCTCCGCGAGGGATTCCTGGATGATCCGTTCCGTTTCCGTATCGAGGGCGGACGTCGCTTCATCCAAAATGAGGATCGGTGGGTTCTTCAAAAACATCCTCGCGATTGCGAGCCGCTGTTTCTGGCCGCCGGATAATTTAAGTCCCCGTTCGCCGATTTGGGTTTCATACCCTTCCGGCAGGCCGGCGACAAAGTCCTCCAGGTGGGCACGGCGTGCTGCTTCGTAGATCGCCTCATCTGGTGCGGACAGATCACCGTATGCGATATTCTCTTTGACAGTGCCCGTGAACAGGAACACATCCTGCTGAACGATGCCGATCTGCCGGCGGAGCGACCGCTGGGTCATGTCGCGGACGTCGATGCCGTCGATGGTGATCTGACCGGCATCGACATCATAGAACCGCGGGATGAGGGAGCAGATGGTCGTTTTCCCCGCACCCGACGGACCGACGAACGCAATCGTCTGTCCGGAACGGATGGACAGGTTCAGATGGTTGAGCACCGGCTTGCCGGCATCATAGCCGAAAGTGACGTCGCGCAGTTCGATGTCCCCGCGCAAATGGGGCACGGCCACAGCATCCTTCCGGTCGTTGATCTCCGGTGCTTGGTTCAGCAGCTGCCGGAACCGGCTGAACCCGGCCATGCCCTTAGGATACATCTCAAGGAGCGCACTGATCTTGTCGATCGGTTTGATGAGGATGTTGATGAACAAGATGAAGCTGACCAGTTCTCCGATCGTCAGCTTGTCCTGGAACGTGAACCAGGCACCGACGACGAGGATGATCAGGGTGACGAGCCGCGTCATCATATAGATGGAAGACGTCGTCCAGGCCATGACATGGTAGGCGACAAGTTTCGCCATCCGGAAATTGCCGTTGTCCCGGCGGAATCTCGACAGCTCGAAATCTTCATTCGTGAACGATTTGACAACACGGGAACCCGACACCGAGTCTTCCACACGGCCGTTCACTTCGGCGATCTTGCCGTACATGTTGAGCCAGGCGGCGTTCATCCGTTTGTTGCAGAATGCGATCACCACGATCAGCACAGGCACCATGACGATGGCAATCAATGCAAGCTGAGGGTTGATGGTGTACATGATACCGAATGCCCCGATGACCGTCATGACGGCGATGAAGGCATCTTCAGGCCCATGATGGGCGAGTTCGCCGATATCGAACAGGTCAGTCGTGATCCGTGTCA comes from Sporosarcina trichiuri and encodes:
- the putP gene encoding sodium/proline symporter PutP codes for the protein MSADTYKLIAIIAYMAAMVFIGWYAFRRTSNLTDYMLGGRSLGPAVTALSAGAADMSGWLLLGLPGAIFDKGLVEIWIAIGLTTGAYLNWFFVAPRLRVYTQVTNDSITIPSFLENRLKDKSRLLRIASGLIILVFFTFYVSSGMVAGGKFFLSSFGLDYHLGLIIVSIVVVGYTLFGGFLAVSYTDFVQGLIMFLALILVPVVAVFITGGLPDTAASIKEVNPNMLSLVKGATVLGVISSLAWGLGYFGQPHIIVRFMAIKSVKETKSARRIGIGWMILSLAGAVATALVGVAYYQQNPGETLVDSETIFIALGQIIFHPFIAGIMLAAVLAAVMSTISSQLIVTSSALIEDLYKAVIKTDGTDKQYVFLGRMAVLVVSIIAMILAWPNNESILKLVSFAWAGFGGAFGPIILLSLYWRKLTVKGALFGMVSGAVVVFVWGNIESLTGTLYEIVPGFIVCLLVTYFVSLATYKENKEIQREFTESVDMLKRER
- the hflX gene encoding GTPase HflX produces the protein MDELEWLEETALLVGVEEQQDDHFAYEMEELANLAEAVGVRVIGRVEQKLERKHPTSYIGKGKIEEVKRAAETMDANLIIFNDELSPSQLRNLERDIEVKIIDRTMLILDIFARRARTREARMQVELAELQYTLPRLVGLRASLSRQGGGTGGGFQNKGAGETKLELDRRKIEEQISKLGKELETMKQHRTIQRQQRVRSGTPVVSIVGYTNAGKSTLMNRMLAMAEGDQAKKVLEKDMLFATLDTSVRKLTLPDHKSFILTDTVGFVSKLPHHLVKAFRSTLEEAREADLLLHVVDVSNPEYRHMIDVTNETLEAVGVEDVPVLYVYNKADQAEGLSYPRVQDDQIWLSAKTGGGMHELTGLIEKKVYERYSVCKVLIPFDRGDLVAYLNDFANVKDTDYEENGTLLTVEMEERERKKFNPYMISH
- a CDS encoding VOC family protein, whose amino-acid sequence is MKLDHAVWFTERTPDTVAGQYEGTYRGGSHEKWGTYNALKYLQNGYIEWLAVEDPETAGQSGNPLVRLLLHDLAAYGEGWGTLCFSTDGIDQLDARLTTAGFKTSGVLNASRKSTAGSLKKWKLLFIEESYTDKLPFPFFIQWEEDEETRRNVLMEEGFLGETGASERIEECVLETDDPQAAIGNWCRLLDVRPDTVDSFLLGNIRFRFQEAAGPRHRLTAVTTGHTES
- a CDS encoding ABC transporter ATP-binding protein; the protein is MLKQFFSYYKPHQRLFIIDFSSAVFVALLELAFPVAVQWFIDKLLPEGDWGLIVTTSILLLAVYLFSTFLQYIVSYLGHKLGINIETDMREELFTHVQRQSFRFFDNTKTGHIMTRITTDLFDIGELAHHGPEDAFIAVMTVIGAFGIMYTINPQLALIAIVMVPVLIVVIAFCNKRMNAAWLNMYGKIAEVNGRVEDSVSGSRVVKSFTNEDFELSRFRRDNGNFRMAKLVAYHVMAWTTSSIYMMTRLVTLIILVVGAWFTFQDKLTIGELVSFILFINILIKPIDKISALLEMYPKGMAGFSRFRQLLNQAPEINDRKDAVAVPHLRGDIELRDVTFGYDAGKPVLNHLNLSIRSGQTIAFVGPSGAGKTTICSLIPRFYDVDAGQITIDGIDVRDMTQRSLRRQIGIVQQDVFLFTGTVKENIAYGDLSAPDEAIYEAARRAHLEDFVAGLPEGYETQIGERGLKLSGGQKQRLAIARMFLKNPPILILDEATSALDTETERIIQESLAELSENRTTLVIAHRLATIRDADRVVVVTPDGIAEDGGYAELVNKNGIFARLHANQFNEV